A region from the Aegilops tauschii subsp. strangulata cultivar AL8/78 chromosome 5, Aet v6.0, whole genome shotgun sequence genome encodes:
- the LOC109757862 gene encoding NDR1/HIN1-like protein 26, which yields MSLITDDPDRSPRDCATKRHHHHHSGGWRQRRLLIAAASGAASLLALCIILWLTLRPSAPRFTLLAATATSSNASTGGGLVHLDAALMAHNPNARAAALYDSLRARASYAGFQLATAGPLPPFQQAQGDAVLSASLSSAAEASAEEAADGRSPALLRLRIEGRLRWEVAAWVSGERALAAECVAVAAPSQLRAVVVQGTECAVTIE from the coding sequence ATGTCCCTCATCACCGATGACCCCGACCGCTCCCCGCGGGACTGCGCCACCaagcgccaccaccaccaccactccgGTGGCTGGCGACAGCGACGGCTGCTGATcgcggcggcgtcgggcgcggCGTCACTGCTGGCACTGTGCATCATCCTCTGGCTCACCCTCCGCCCCTCAGCTCCGCGCTTCACGCTGCTAGCCGCCACCGCAACCTCCTCCAACGCAAGCACCGGAGGCGGCCTCGTGCACCTCGACGCGGCCCTCATGGCACACAACCCCAACGCCCGAGCCGCCGCGCTCTACGACAGCCTCCGGGCGCGCGCCTCCTACGCGGGCTTCCAGCTCGCCACCGCCGGGCCCCTCCCGCCGTTCCAGCAGGCCCAGGGCGACGCCGTGCTCTCAGCCTCCCTCTCCTCGGCGGCGGAGGCGTCCGCGGAGGAAGCAGCCGATGGGCGGTCACCGGCGCTGCTGAGGCTGCGCATAGAGGGGCGGCTCCGGTGGGAGGTGGCGGCCTGGGTGTCCGGTGAGCGTGCCCTCGCCGCCGAGTGCGTCGCCGTCGCGGCGCCGTCGCAGCTCAGGGCCGTCGTCGTGCAGGGCACCGAGTGCGCCGTCACCATCGAATGA